From Phenylobacterium montanum, the proteins below share one genomic window:
- a CDS encoding winged helix-turn-helix transcriptional regulator — MAATGVEAAFRMLEGRWKMVIIFHLFDRAVLRFSELERAIPGVSQKMLIQQLRDLERDGIVERVVYPQVPPKVEYRLTPWGQAMCPALDALLEWAAHRPPPKAGPAPCAD; from the coding sequence ATGGCCGCCACGGGCGTGGAGGCGGCGTTCCGGATGCTGGAAGGGCGTTGGAAGATGGTCATCATCTTCCACCTGTTCGATCGCGCGGTGCTGCGGTTCTCGGAGCTGGAGCGCGCGATCCCCGGGGTCTCCCAGAAGATGCTCATCCAGCAACTTCGCGATCTGGAACGCGACGGCATCGTCGAGCGGGTGGTCTATCCGCAGGTGCCGCCGAAGGTGGAATATCGGCTCACCCCGTGGGGCCAGGCGATGTGCCCGGCGCTCGACGCGCTCTTGGAATGGGCGGCTCATAGGCCGCCACCAAAAGCCGGTCCGGCGCCATGCGCTGATTGA
- a CDS encoding oxidoreductase yields MTVKLPLPIARYFQAANGDDADLVAAGFAADARVRDEGRDHLGRDAVRAWADDARRRYRFQAEPRSLEPGPDGGVVTAHLTGDFPGAPADLRYRFTLTGDEIASLEITLRPPEAEFCGRRVLVTGGVQGIGAAVVSRLRRARASVFTTARTAPHDLEEPDGFVAADLSAPEGVARVAEAAMRRLGGLDVLIHNVGGSSAPGGGYAALTDDHWTDALNANLLSAVRLDRALLPTMIDQGYGVIVHVSSIQRVLPLYQSTLAYAAAKAALSNYSKALSNEVGPQGVRVVRVSPGFTETDAASRMIERLARAEGVETGAAREGLMRSLGGIPIGRPNRPEEVADLIAFLASDRASAVHGAEYIIDGGTVPTV; encoded by the coding sequence ATGACCGTGAAGCTTCCCCTCCCGATCGCCAGATACTTCCAGGCGGCCAATGGCGACGACGCCGATCTTGTGGCGGCGGGCTTCGCGGCCGACGCCCGCGTCCGCGACGAAGGGCGTGACCACCTTGGACGCGACGCCGTCCGCGCATGGGCGGATGACGCGCGCCGGCGGTATCGATTCCAGGCCGAGCCGCGGAGCCTCGAGCCCGGACCGGACGGGGGCGTGGTGACCGCCCACCTCACGGGCGACTTCCCTGGCGCGCCCGCCGATCTCCGCTATCGCTTCACCCTGACCGGCGACGAGATCGCCAGCCTGGAAATCACGCTGCGCCCGCCGGAGGCGGAGTTCTGCGGCCGGCGCGTGCTCGTCACCGGCGGCGTCCAGGGCATCGGCGCCGCGGTCGTGAGCCGGCTGCGCAGGGCGAGGGCGAGCGTTTTCACGACCGCCCGCACCGCACCGCATGACCTGGAGGAGCCGGATGGGTTCGTCGCCGCGGACCTCAGCGCGCCGGAGGGCGTAGCGCGTGTCGCCGAGGCCGCGATGCGGCGGCTCGGCGGCCTGGATGTGCTGATCCACAACGTCGGCGGATCATCAGCGCCGGGCGGCGGATACGCCGCCCTGACGGACGACCACTGGACCGATGCGCTGAACGCGAACCTGCTGTCAGCCGTGCGCCTGGACCGGGCGCTGCTGCCGACGATGATCGACCAGGGCTATGGCGTCATCGTCCACGTCTCGTCCATTCAGCGCGTGCTTCCGCTTTACCAGTCCACCCTCGCCTATGCAGCCGCCAAGGCGGCGCTCAGCAACTACAGCAAGGCCTTGTCGAATGAGGTCGGCCCTCAAGGCGTCCGCGTGGTCCGCGTCTCGCCGGGTTTCACCGAGACCGACGCGGCGAGCCGCATGATCGAGCGCCTGGCGCGGGCGGAGGGCGTGGAGACCGGCGCTGCGCGCGAAGGGTTGATGCGATCGCTCGGAGGGATCCCGATCGGCCGACCGAACCGCCCCGAGGAGGTCGCCGACCTGATCGCCTTCCTCGCCAGCGACCGCGCCAGCGCCGTGCACGGGGCGGAATACATCATCGACGGGGGCACGGTTCCCACGGTCTGA
- a CDS encoding alpha/beta fold hydrolase — protein sequence MTTFVLVTGAWHGSWCWKRVRDALIAQGHAVFTPTLTGLCERSHLLSRDVDLHTHINDVTNLIRWEELTDVVLVGHSYGGCVISGVADRMGERIAALIYLDAFVLENGQSLHDVLPVEHRHGQLVAAETFGDGWRVPPIPAEVFNVNATDRSWVDAQCTDQPLACFQQKLRLDNSAPAARSIHYIYASDWEATPFTGFYERAKVRGWSTSEIACGHDIMLDRPEELTAALLRAAAC from the coding sequence ATGACGACTTTCGTGTTGGTCACAGGGGCCTGGCACGGCAGCTGGTGCTGGAAGCGTGTGCGCGATGCGCTGATCGCCCAGGGACACGCCGTCTTCACCCCAACCCTGACCGGCTTGTGCGAGCGGAGTCATCTGCTGTCGCGCGATGTCGACCTTCATACGCACATCAACGATGTCACCAATCTGATCCGCTGGGAGGAGCTGACGGACGTTGTCCTGGTAGGTCACTCCTATGGGGGTTGCGTGATCAGCGGAGTCGCGGATCGGATGGGCGAGAGGATCGCGGCGCTCATCTACCTGGACGCGTTCGTGCTGGAAAACGGCCAGTCGCTACACGACGTCTTGCCGGTGGAACATCGTCATGGCCAGCTGGTGGCCGCCGAGACGTTCGGCGACGGATGGCGCGTACCGCCTATCCCAGCGGAGGTCTTCAACGTCAACGCCACCGACCGAAGCTGGGTCGACGCCCAATGCACCGATCAGCCACTGGCCTGCTTCCAGCAGAAGCTGCGTCTGGACAACAGCGCTCCTGCCGCGCGGTCGATCCACTACATCTACGCATCGGATTGGGAGGCGACGCCATTCACCGGCTTCTACGAGCGCGCCAAGGTGCGGGGTTGGTCGACGAGTGAGATCGCCTGCGGCCACGACATCATGCTCGACCGGCCGGAGGAACTGACGGCGGCGCTGTTGCGGGCGGCTGCCTGCTGA
- a CDS encoding response regulator, which translates to MSMVAEARPKRVLVVDDEPLMVDLITTRLEVSGYQTFYARNGRGGLERLAETRPDALVLDINMPVMDGFKVLEQMKASGLLAKTPTMVLTARNQAADVKRAISLGARDFLTKPFEDQTLLLRVARLLRPPRSAPASNPETGSQSQLI; encoded by the coding sequence ATGAGCATGGTTGCTGAAGCGCGCCCTAAACGCGTGCTGGTGGTCGATGACGAGCCGCTGATGGTGGATCTGATCACCACGCGGCTTGAGGTGAGCGGCTATCAGACCTTCTACGCCCGCAACGGCCGCGGAGGGCTGGAGCGGCTGGCCGAAACCCGGCCCGACGCCCTGGTGCTCGACATCAATATGCCGGTGATGGACGGCTTTAAGGTGCTGGAGCAGATGAAGGCGAGCGGGCTCCTGGCCAAGACCCCGACCATGGTGCTGACCGCCCGCAACCAGGCGGCCGACGTCAAGCGCGCCATCTCCCTGGGCGCGCGAGACTTCCTGACCAAGCCATTCGAAGACCAGACCCTGTTGCTGCGGGTCGCGAGGCTGCTGCGGCCCCCGAGGTCGGCGCCGGCGTCCAACCCGGAAACGGGGTCGCAGAGCCAACTCATTTGA
- a CDS encoding PAS domain S-box protein, with translation MGQPGSTQASAMQRLMRLEAISETQTWLADFDFDLDGFMAAVVERVPRFTNAEGVVVELVEGQDMVYRATSAHLRRNLNLRLPRADSFSGLCVEQQRTLLCRDSRSDPRVNKDACDKVGARSMVCAPLLTHGRAVGVLKALSAKPDHFTPDDVEVLSLLARSLAAALSKQLAYEALQRETEARRRLEISLRASEAHARAQTELFENGFRYAPIAKALVGLDGRFIKVNAAFTALVGYEEAEMLDLDFQHLTHPDDLDRDLGQLAKLTAGEIELYQMDKRYIRKDGRMVWVSLSVSLVRERSGEPKHYIAQVLDLTKRMEAEARYQLMAENTTDMIVTSDMRGRPTFVSAACTAMTGWTVEGALGRNTADFAHPDDLPGLQKVFARTAAGESGLRVRWRGRHADGRWIWLESSPSLLTSEDDQPLFVDVVRDISAQVAQEQALEEATQAAEAASAAKTEFLANMSHEIRTPLTAVIGFNKLLLDSGGLTDADRGLAERVGGAGRALLAIVNDILDYSKIEAGQYKLTPRAVVPADVVANVIAMFESLAADKGLDLSLALQDGLPRLLLLDPERLSQILVNLIGNAVKFTDRGGVTISVAHAGDELEVSVRDTGPGMNEEDRGRLFQRFTQLDSSTTRRHGGTGLGLAICRGLSEAMGGGIDVTSTLGEGSCFRFWIRAPIPDVSTIDRVDSTAGAESLLGVRVLVVDDNPSNRDLARATLEVIGAEVSEAADGLAALEAAAWTPLDVILLDVRMPGLDGPATLERLRVAEGPNQTVPVLCFTADADVSGYLAAGFDGVVRKPIETRDFLQAVSEAAFGPQPVSEFRHEHGC, from the coding sequence ATGGGCCAGCCAGGGTCTACCCAGGCCTCGGCGATGCAGCGGCTGATGCGGCTCGAAGCGATCAGCGAGACCCAGACCTGGCTCGCCGATTTCGACTTCGACCTGGACGGCTTCATGGCCGCGGTGGTCGAGCGTGTTCCCCGCTTCACCAACGCCGAGGGCGTAGTCGTCGAGCTCGTCGAAGGCCAGGACATGGTCTATCGCGCGACCAGCGCGCATCTTCGCCGGAATCTGAACCTGCGGCTGCCGCGAGCGGACAGCTTCTCTGGTCTGTGCGTCGAACAACAGCGGACCCTGCTGTGCCGCGATTCCCGGTCCGATCCTCGGGTCAACAAGGACGCTTGCGACAAGGTCGGCGCCCGGTCGATGGTTTGCGCGCCCCTGTTGACGCATGGACGCGCAGTCGGGGTTCTGAAGGCGCTGTCGGCAAAGCCCGACCACTTCACGCCCGATGACGTGGAAGTACTCTCGCTTCTGGCGCGCTCGCTGGCGGCGGCGCTGTCCAAGCAACTCGCCTACGAAGCCTTGCAGCGCGAGACCGAGGCCCGCCGGCGGCTGGAAATCTCGCTTCGAGCCAGCGAGGCGCACGCCAGGGCCCAGACCGAGCTTTTCGAAAACGGCTTTCGCTACGCCCCCATCGCCAAAGCCCTGGTCGGCCTCGACGGACGCTTCATCAAGGTCAATGCGGCCTTCACCGCCCTGGTCGGCTATGAGGAAGCGGAGATGCTGGATCTCGATTTCCAGCACCTCACCCATCCGGACGACCTGGATCGCGACCTGGGCCAGCTGGCCAAGCTGACGGCTGGCGAGATCGAGCTTTACCAGATGGACAAGCGCTACATCCGCAAGGATGGCCGCATGGTCTGGGTCAGCCTTTCCGTCTCACTGGTGCGCGAACGTTCCGGCGAACCCAAGCACTACATCGCCCAGGTCCTGGACCTGACCAAGCGCATGGAGGCCGAGGCGCGCTATCAGCTGATGGCCGAGAACACGACCGACATGATCGTGACCTCGGACATGCGCGGACGCCCGACCTTCGTCTCCGCCGCTTGCACGGCCATGACCGGCTGGACGGTCGAGGGCGCTCTCGGCCGCAATACGGCGGACTTCGCCCATCCGGACGATTTGCCCGGCCTGCAGAAGGTGTTCGCGCGCACGGCGGCGGGAGAAAGCGGCCTTCGCGTGCGCTGGCGGGGGCGCCACGCAGACGGCCGCTGGATCTGGCTGGAATCGAGCCCTTCGCTCCTGACAAGCGAAGACGACCAGCCGCTGTTCGTCGACGTGGTCCGAGACATCTCGGCCCAGGTGGCCCAGGAGCAGGCGCTGGAAGAGGCGACACAGGCGGCCGAGGCGGCCTCGGCGGCCAAGACCGAATTCCTGGCCAACATGAGCCACGAGATCCGCACCCCCCTGACCGCGGTCATCGGGTTCAATAAGCTCCTGCTCGATAGCGGCGGGCTGACCGACGCCGACCGCGGATTGGCGGAGCGCGTCGGCGGCGCCGGGCGGGCCTTGCTCGCGATCGTCAACGACATCCTCGACTATTCCAAGATCGAGGCCGGCCAATACAAGCTGACGCCCCGCGCCGTAGTCCCCGCCGATGTGGTCGCAAACGTGATCGCCATGTTCGAATCCCTGGCTGCGGACAAGGGGCTGGACCTGTCGCTCGCACTGCAGGATGGGCTTCCGCGCCTGCTTCTGCTCGACCCCGAGCGGCTCAGCCAGATCCTCGTCAATCTGATCGGCAATGCCGTCAAGTTCACCGATCGCGGCGGGGTGACCATCAGCGTGGCGCACGCTGGCGATGAGCTCGAGGTCAGCGTGCGCGACACCGGACCGGGTATGAACGAGGAGGATCGCGGCCGCCTGTTCCAGCGCTTCACCCAGCTGGACAGCTCCACGACCCGCCGTCACGGCGGCACGGGTCTCGGCCTGGCCATCTGCCGGGGGCTGTCCGAAGCCATGGGTGGAGGTATCGACGTGACCTCGACCCTCGGCGAAGGCTCGTGCTTCCGCTTCTGGATCAGGGCCCCGATCCCCGACGTATCGACGATCGACAGGGTCGACTCGACCGCAGGGGCCGAGTCGCTGCTTGGTGTGCGGGTGCTGGTGGTCGACGATAACCCATCGAATCGCGACCTGGCGCGCGCGACCCTGGAAGTCATCGGCGCCGAGGTCAGCGAAGCCGCCGACGGGCTCGCCGCCCTGGAAGCCGCCGCATGGACGCCGTTGGACGTGATCCTGCTCGACGTCCGCATGCCGGGGCTCGACGGCCCGGCGACGCTGGAGCGGCTGAGAGTGGCTGAGGGCCCCAACCAGACCGTGCCGGTGCTCTGCTTCACCGCCGACGCGGACGTCAGCGGCTACCTGGCCGCCGGCTTCGACGGCGTGGTCCGCAAGCCGATTGAGACGCGTGACTTCCTGCAGGCCGTTTCCGAAGCGGCGTTCGGGCCGCAGCCCGTATCAGAGTTCCGGCATGAGCATGGTTGCTGA
- a CDS encoding YybH family protein, which yields MSRAVLVAAALGLAASFGWAAAASAAPPDDKAAIAAVIRADVARMIAGINAHDAGEATKFDAPDMVSMEAGRPSSFGADADRAGLAMVMKYEPSWRVTVVDETVDVADSGELAVYRCTANQEFTSADGAPMIEKMNFLAGFKRKADGVWRVTWSMVAPMEKPHRK from the coding sequence ATGTCCCGCGCCGTCCTTGTCGCCGCCGCCCTGGGCCTGGCGGCCTCTTTCGGTTGGGCGGCCGCAGCCTCAGCCGCGCCGCCGGACGACAAAGCGGCGATCGCCGCCGTCATCCGAGCGGACGTTGCCCGGATGATTGCGGGAATTAACGCGCACGATGCCGGTGAGGCGACCAAGTTCGACGCGCCCGACATGGTGTCGATGGAGGCTGGCCGGCCGTCATCCTTCGGCGCTGACGCCGACCGGGCCGGACTGGCGATGGTGATGAAATATGAGCCAAGTTGGCGCGTGACGGTAGTCGACGAAACCGTAGACGTGGCCGACAGCGGCGAACTTGCGGTCTATCGCTGCACAGCGAACCAGGAGTTCACATCAGCGGACGGCGCGCCGATGATCGAGAAAATGAACTTCCTGGCTGGTTTCAAGCGCAAGGCGGATGGCGTGTGGCGGGTGACTTGGTCGATGGTCGCGCCCATGGAGAAGCCGCATAGGAAGTAG